Within the Medicago truncatula cultivar Jemalong A17 chromosome 4, MtrunA17r5.0-ANR, whole genome shotgun sequence genome, the region GGGAATATCATAGGTGGTTGCAACAAAGCTGTGAGGCATTTTCCATGCTGTGGGAGTAAATCATTACAAGTCAGAATCTTGCTGATGAACATGCATCAATGTCAAATGTAAATTAAACACTTTAGTGACAGGTCCACACCTTCGGGAATAGTAAAGGTTGGTAGTCCTAGTTCATCAACCATCTCTGGCATTTGATTTAACAATTCTGCCCCTGGAATTTCATCATTCAAACGGACCACCTCTTTAATACCACCAACTCCTTGACTCAGTGCTTCAGGCGAAATGGATGTCAGctgaaaataatttagattcATAGAATTTACTATGTATCAGCACTCATCTCTTACAAGTCaaggaaaaaacaaataaagatcTGACACAAGTTTTATAGGCCTACCACGTTAAGCATTCGCTGAATTGCAGGATTTTGCTCTTCAGAACCGAGAGTAGGCTTTTGAGAAACTTGATTTTGgttattgttttctttaatcAAGGGTGAAATCTTCTCAGTGCTGGTGCTTGCCCCAAATTGTTCAGTTGCTGAAATCCTTGGAGCGTTGATGCTTGCACAAGATTCTTTGAATGCAACGTTTGTCTGTTGTTGTACAGCATTGTCGGTGCCTAAGATTGAAATACATAGTAACTAAATGTTTGCTAGAAGATATAGAAGACCATTTAATAATCTACAAAAAAGAGTGAACTAATGGTTACCTGTTACGATCGACGATTGATTCATAATACCACGTTGTGAACTCCCAATTGGCATTGCAACTCCGTGATCTTGAAGATACATATTGTTCTGCCAAGAAATTTGTTGTTAAATGATGTTTCTTTGTTTCTAATAATTGCGGTAAATGGTGATAGTTTCATTTTGAATATTACCGGATGAGAAAGTGTAGAATTCGACGGGCCAAAAAACTGTTGCTTTAATTGCACATGAGGCGACTGTTGGTTGTTGGGCTGCTCGGAAGTCCTTGGAAGGCTTAGTAAATAACGATGTGCTTTTATTGTACGATTCTTTATATCAGCAGTGATCTGGCTTTTACTCAGTTCAAAGAGTGACAAAATCTTTTCTATTTCACTCTTATGGTATCTATATGTTTCCAATTCTATTGAGCTTAAGACTTGAGTAGAAGGGTCAGCCTGAAGAAGTTTAATATGAATAGGAAAAATTAGTACTAAAATCAAGAAGGACAATATGCAAATCAGAGTTTTCTAGgatcataaattgattgaaaaattcACTAACCTGAAGCACTGTACAAAGATTTTGGTAATTTGGCTGGATTGCAGAGTAAAAATTTTCTTTCAGAAATTGAAGCTGCAATAAGAAAGTAACACAACATGATTGCTAACTATTGTTAATTACTGTAGAACCAATGAACATAACAATCCGAACTCAAACAACATTAATAGTAAGTTAAtggttatttaatttttttcatttaatttttttttttggatagacAAATGCTAGTAAGTTAGTTGTTATGTTAGTTTCTTAGGTTTGAACCTTTGTTCTCCTTAAAACTCATTGTCTGTTAGCTCAGCTACTGAGTTACCTGCATGGGACCAAAGATACCTAAAGCATGCTTCATCCACTTTCAGTCTAGTTATTGGATTCAGGAacataatttaaccaatatacACAGTATGAATCCTTTATGGTGCACTTCAGTAAATTTTACAAATCATGTAAAATTTTGGGaacaattttaataattacCTTTTTATAAACAACCTCCCGCCAATCGTTATTTGCATCTGTTCCTGCTTCAAGAAATAGAATGATCAGAACTAAGGTTGTTTTTTAGAAATTAGAAGCTTCTAAAATTACTAGtggaaattttattatttcaaaaatgtttctCTCGCACTATTGTAGAATCCTTGTTTAGATTAAAAAGTACCTTAGCAATTAGCATTACTAGCGAAACATATCAGGATCAACCGATTAATGAAAACCAATTCTAATTCCTAAAATactcttaaaatatttttagataaaaagttGATATTGTAAGACATTTAATCATATATTCAAGCACTTCCCTTCAAACTAAAGTTTACTTAAGCCTTAAGTTTCTTACAAATGAATCAGTTGAACAGGAAAATTTGATATTGACTCCATAAAACTTGGTTGGAAACTAGAAAAGAAACTCGAAGAAGTTGGAAATATTGCAGATATGAAATATGGCTGCAATGATCATCAGCCTAAAGAGATGGTCAGAAAGTtgcatgaaaattgaaatattgtggcatgaaaattttatatatcaagaaataaatatttatccaAACTCATTAAGAACAACATTTGGAAGCTTGAAAACATGAGAACTTAGGAGACAAAAAAATTGGTATTGCAAATAAGGAAGTTATGCATTAGGAAGAGGGGGGAAACTATATATTCTTGTTTATGGTAAATACACAATGCTTAATATTTTGAGGTTTGAAAAGTTTCCATGACCATGGAATTATAGAAAACATACTTAAATTGTTTCAACATGTAGAGAAGAGGATAAGTCACCTGAGGGAGAAGGGTTACTGATCAAATTTTTAGCTTCAGCAGCCTGTCGATGTGCTTCAATCGACTTTACCCTCGCAGTCACGGTACGCATATACTCGTCCTGTAAATATATTTACTTACTATTGTTTTCAAAGTtatgtttataaattttatataaagcAGAAGCTAGTATAATTATGAAAAACACTTTGTATCGACGAAAGTAGTTTTAGCTTCAGTTTTGTTCTGAAAAATACTCAAAATAGTAAGAAATCTAATACTTTTTTTGCAAGATAAAAGTTGATTCTTTGAAGATCTCGCAATAAAGCTAGGGTCCTGATCTACTTACAGAGACAAGCAAAGTTCCTAATCCAAAGAAGTACAAGAAGGATACCTCAGTTTTAGCAGAAGCATTCGCTTTCTCCTCATATCTTTCAACAATTTGAACAAGCTCAGGtaaagtatattttttattggaaGCACCACCACTCTTCATTATTCTGTTCGCGCTGCACCAATTATATTACATTTAAACAAATGATAGATCATGTCAGAATATTGAACAGCTTCATAAAAGTTATAAACATAAAGAATTAGAAGTTTTTAACTATAAAAGGAGTTCAATTATTAGTACTTATACAAGATCAATGATAGACACTAACATGCTTATATTCCTTGCAATAAAAGGAAAAGGTGCTAAAGGAAAAAATTTAACCACAAAGAAAGTAGTTATCATAAAATAGCCAAGgaaaaactcaataaaataaaagagagttaACTTCCAAAAAGAGTAAAGAGGAAACAAATTTGAAAGAAGAGCTCAATGCCACTAGCTGAAATTCATAAAGGAATCAAGAAACgctattttgaaaaattcatatcgTAAATATTGTCACTGACAAAGATATTGAGTCTTGTAAGTGctcaaatagaaaacaaaaagattTCAACATTTGGACTTATGCTTAACACAATCTGTTACACATAAACTAAAAGAAAATGCACAATTcaaatcatatttttgtgtAGGCATGTTTCTTACACGTTCATCACAATCCTTTTCCGAAACTCTTTCGTTTTCCATCTCTCGGTCGCGATGTTGGCAACTTGCTTACCATCTTCCATTTTGTTTGAGAAGTACTCAGAATTTACTCAGAATTATACTATGATTCATGAAATATCAAACTTTTTTAACAAAGACCTTCAATTCCGAATAACCacatcaaaatttgattttacatAAATTCACAAGTCATGCAATGCATCAATTCACATATAAACAAACTCAATGATCAATCAAGAACAACAAGAACAAGTATCAAGAATCCATCAGCAAGAAGCAATAAAAACAACTGATTAAAAACTAAATAGACCTTTGTCACGCAAcaaaaaggagagagaaaaaagagagtGAGAGTGTGTTACTTGCCACAATCGAAGTATATAGGCACTGAAGAGTGAGGTTACTGAATTGAGAAGAGAACAGAAAAGAAAGTATTATATATGGATCAATAGTTTGAGTGTCACGTTTTCTTTCATTCGCGCCACAAAAGAATGCTTAAATGGAAAAGTTATGAAAAGCAAAGAATTCAGTAATAGagtaggtttagggtttagtttattttagagAAGGTTTAGGGCTTAGTATTTAAGGTTTAGATGTAAATGTgattacaaaaatttaaaatgaaagaatATTAATACAAAATTCACTAAATGTTTAATCAATATTGTACGAATTTTTTAGTGAAGGCATATTCATTaacaatgtaaatttttttttttttttaggaatgtaaactatgtttttctttttttggctaATACaatgtaaatgataattaaCAAGAGAATTTACAATATACATGCACCACAAcgcccaaaaaaaaatattcataatattaCGAGAACCAACTTATCTAAtaaattgttatgaaattataatatattaaaatagtagagttgaagaaacaaatgATGGAGTTCGTTCCTCTTAAAAAACGAATGGTTTGATTGAATCGAGTTTAATTTCTAGTGGATTTTTTGTCAAGAGTTTACTTATGTATCGTTCGTATGAAccagaaagttaacataaaaaaaaaggagaaagagagaaaagagaagaagagttACTAATTACCTATCGGGTCGAATTTTGGATGTACTAAGACCTACTTTTTGAAGAATCGGAATGCTAACTCCAAAAAGAATAGTAGAGAAGAAGgagaatgagagaaaagagaagaaaatagcACTTCAAATGTGTATTTCTATACaatgtgaattttatttatagacacaaataaataaataaaaggacaATCAAAATAATCCACTTATAACAATatttataacataaataaaatatatggtAATTATTATTAGATCAGGAAAGATATCGCATccaaatatagaaaaattgtggaaaaatattattactttttacaccatttaaaattcaaaatattatgtcTCATAactcctagctcaactggcaaaaaatgtcgaaattgttaggctggACGTCAtgaccggagttcgaaccccggtacctccacgaATGAGTTTATGATGGCTTTGCCATCTCGCCTATCtaccaaaaatcaaaatattaaaaaaaatcaaaatattatatttattctaattatttCCTTAAATCGATCCTTCCAAAATCTAATAAATAATACGTATAACTATTGACTGTATTTTATTCCAAATCAAATGTCAAAAAAGAGATACAAAGAAAATCAAGTTGGCATTggacatttttgtttttttgctttttctctAACAGAGAAAATCAATTACGATAAAGTCCGAGAAAATTACGCAAAATTTCAAACGAAAAAGGAATAAAaaggcaacaaaaaaaaaatatagatttgaATGTATTCAAATTAATGGGatttatgtaaccaaaaaaaattaatgggaTTTAATGAGAGTTTTAAACCactgattaattttattttaatgatataatttaaaTTGGGGTGCTTAGTTCGATTTATTTAAAGCATGATTGAACTATGGATTATCAAAACCCTTTTCTAAGATAACCGAATGGTTAATACCGTAGGGATAATCGTCCAGGTCttattgtgaagaaaaaaacgCCGCCCTGCCAAAAAGAATGCATGGGTTGAATAAATCGCCCAAAACAAATGTCGAAATTGTCAATCAGACGACATGATCGAGATTCAAATCCCAACTCATCCAGTAGTGTGTATGAGTTTCAATagttatttgtaattttgtctatctaacgaaaaataaaaataaaaatgaataatgtgaaattaataaataaaattgatattgtTACCAAATTACTCTTTATTTTAATAGTTTGTAGTATTGATAAGATATATATTTgggaaaaaaatagtaataaacaAAGTAGTATTGTTCAAAGAATCTTATTTTTAAGGGCAAacaaatttccttaaaaaaaaatcttataattaaAAGCAGAGATAGCatgaattaaaaatagtaataaatgCATTTAGATagtaaaaaatagtaataaggCCCTCCACCACCAAAAGGAATGGAGCTAACTTGTCTCCTTATTTGAGACCCCTTTAGATATTAATCTCATGGGTAGAGCTCATATTCACCAAGACATACAGGCTCTTGAAGAAAACAGATGCACAAATCTAGGTCCGCAACTTAGTACCAAAGTCAAACCTACTTAACATGTAATTCAAAAAAGTCCACCTCCCTGGGTCGTAAATATTCTTTGAGAAATACTATGTTGAGTAGTTTATTCGAAGAAAAAATTGAGTATaagtttgttgaaaaaaaaataaaagtatctCCTTTAAACTTAAGAAGTGTGATAGTTAATAAATTATCAATTGTAGTCCAAGTAGAGTTGTGATCTCACCGTTAACTAAGAGAGAGAAATACATGAGAAATTTAAATAGTTTGAATGGTTCTAATTATAAACTAGTTTGAATGGTTATAGATCATATTTTACTATCTCATGGGTATACACGAGaaagaaaacattttatttGAAGGTTAAAATGtacttttgatcccttaaattttcaaaagttgcaattttgattcCCTTATTTCGAAAATAACACTTTTGGCCCTCCAAGTTATAGCTCCTTTGCAAAACCATGGCCCCCTTgattttgacttggtcaaagTTAACAtgtcgtgttttttttttttgtgtcatgttggatattattaaaattaaaattttgtcaaaaaaaaagaaagaattaaaattaaaacaaaaacccaTAAAAGGTGAGATTTCTCACATGACCCTTCCATTCCATATTAGAAACCGTAGAAACCAAAATccaattgggaattagggttaagtcCAAACTCCAAATTTCACTCTCATCTTTATCGAACCAGCAAGGTTAATTGAAGAAGATGACGAAACAGTCTCCAAAGggaaaaacaaaagcaaacaCGAAGGTCAGAGTTGCGAAGAAATTTGATGCGAAAGTCAAAGATGCGAAGAAGACATAAGCGAAGGTAAGGGTTGCGAATTCTTCCGATTCGAAGATGCTGCTCAGTGCCGCAATGTAGGAAAGTCTTCCGATTGAGATTTAAAGTTTGgacttaaccctaattcccagtTGGATTTTGGTTTCTACGGTTTTTAATATGGAATGGAACGGGCACGTGAGAAATCTCACCTTTTATgggtttttattaattttaactcTAATAATAAGTGTTggcaaaatttaaattttaacaatatcGAGCGtggcacaaaaaaaaaaacgcaacaTGTCAGCTTTCACCGAGTCAAAATCAAGGGGATCATGGTTTTGCAAAGGAGCTaaaacttagggggccaaaagtgctaTTTCCAAAATAGTAGGttaaaatttcaacttttaGAAACTTTGGAGCCAAAAGTGCATTTTAACCTTATTTTAAgtactcatttttttattgaatgaaactcACATAAAACTTATGTGGGATCCATTTTTAAAGTGTAAAAGTGACATGggttttattcaataaaaatgttACCGGTAGTTAATAAGGTGTTAGATCTAGAATGTCCAAAGCAATCCATTTCCGTATACAATCATCTTATTTTTCTCAAATCTGATTGAGTGTAAATTACTACGCCTACAACCTACagtgcaaatatatatatatatatatatatatatatatatatatatatatatatggagatAGATAACTGCAAATGGGGACTACAATTATGATTCCATTTAAATTCCAAACCACAAAAGAGGAACAATTTAAGTTATTAAACGGATCATTACTACTACAAGTTAACGGAGTATTACACTGAAGATGCACTTTTCATGACTAGCTAGCTAGGTTTATAAGtcattcattcatatatattaatattaccaTACTTATATCATACCATCATAATTATACATTATACATTGATATAAACCAACCAACCAATTAATTCTCCAATATTTTAAGCATCCATGAATTAAAACTGTGGAAGTGGCATAGCCAATTGATCAAGTAAAGCAATAACAGGTGTAGCCAACCTAGGCTCATAAGCAAAACCATGCAACTCAAACCCATCATAACCAGCATAAGGACAAGGTGGAATCCACTGCCATCTCTTCCTTCCAATATCATAAACCAAACCCTTATCACTTCCTTTAATCATAATCACAATAAACTCACCATTCCCAACACACTCAAATCCATTCCCATTTTCCATTTCAGCAAACTGAACATAAAGTTGTTGTGGCATTCTCTCACTTTCAACCCAAACACTTCCACAACCTTGTAAACACCAAACCCTCAAACTTTTAGGCACATTCAGCTTACTCTTTTCAACAGCGGCAACAAGTAAGAGTTTCCCTTTGCATTCAACAAGGTTAGGTGACCTTAAAAACCTTCTCATAGGTGCTTGAATTTTGAACCAAGCGTTTGTTGCTACATCATAAGCTAAAACACTAAAAGGACTGCAATTCATGCAGTAAAATTTTCCATTTGAATATACCATTCTACCAGATTCAAGACTACAGAGTCTTGGTAATGAAGAGGTTGTTCCCCAAATGGAATAAAACCCACTTGCATCAATGTGAAAGCTTTCAGATGTTAAGTTTTTAACTGCATAAGGTGATATCATGTCATCACCAGCAACAGTAACATCAATGGAAGATGGAGTGATGGTTAAGCCAATGGAAGGAAAGAGTCTTGGACGCAAAGTTGG harbors:
- the LOC25493441 gene encoding protein UNUSUAL FLORAL ORGANS codes for the protein MEGFHPSMNMSMNMNMSMSMNPSFSYTFPITATASGVSTNITTAPYTTTSTTPWMNSRIWSKLPQRLLDRIIAFLPPPAFFRARSVCKRFYSLLFSNSFLELYLQVSPRFHWFIFFKHKTRSKTHIYKNSNNITDSTSFEGYLFDPNEMTWYRISFALIPSGFSPSSSSSGLVCFVSDESGPKTMLLSNPLLGSIAQLPPTLRPRLFPSIGLTITPSSIDVTVAGDDMISPYAVKNLTSESFHIDASGFYSIWGTTSSLPRLCSLESGRMVYSNGKFYCMNCSPFSVLAYDVATNAWFKIQAPMRRFLRSPNLVECKGKLLLVAAVEKSKLNVPKSLRVWCLQGCGSVWVESERMPQQLYVQFAEMENGNGFECVGNGEFIVIMIKGSDKGLVYDIGRKRWQWIPPCPYAGYDGFELHGFAYEPRLATPVIALLDQLAMPLPQF